From the Candidatus Peribacteria bacterium genome, one window contains:
- the tsaE gene encoding tRNA (adenosine(37)-N6)-threonylcarbamoyltransferase complex ATPase subunit type 1 TsaE — translation MNHPLHLRLSDAEKTRFAGESLADSLYGDSITIFLTGDLGAGKTTFLQGFAKKLGITDPLTSPTYALEQRYATNRDLPLIHLDLYRLNERDSVQLVESTEDLPGIRCIEWANRLPDSMKDRYAISLHLEEDGSGRHLRAQFGDTDIPTEKQIDDWRAETMISPHITAHCEAVARVSSMLADALIANGQIVRKDALVAAARLHDLLRFVDFKGVRPVGIVETAETLQTWEIWKKRYPVGKHEAACSQFLAEEGFSVLSQIVETHGLRAPLPSMQTVEQKLLFYADKRCLMDRIVTVNERFDDFVMRYGNGQKSVDHDTWYTFTKEIEADLFPNGAPDLFS, via the coding sequence ATGAACCATCCCCTCCACCTCCGGCTGTCTGATGCGGAAAAAACCCGTTTTGCTGGTGAATCTTTGGCTGATTCGCTCTACGGCGATTCCATCACGATTTTCCTGACTGGCGATCTGGGCGCTGGAAAGACCACCTTCCTCCAGGGATTTGCAAAAAAACTCGGCATTACAGATCCGCTCACCAGTCCGACGTACGCTCTGGAGCAGCGATATGCCACAAACCGCGATCTTCCGCTCATTCACCTGGATCTGTACCGATTGAACGAGCGCGACAGTGTCCAGCTGGTGGAATCGACAGAGGACCTGCCAGGCATCCGCTGTATTGAGTGGGCAAACAGACTCCCGGACAGCATGAAAGACCGGTACGCCATCAGTCTGCATCTGGAAGAAGACGGAAGCGGACGCCATCTCCGGGCACAGTTTGGTGACACGGACATTCCAACCGAAAAACAGATTGATGACTGGCGTGCGGAAACCATGATTTCTCCGCATATTACCGCACACTGTGAAGCAGTCGCCCGCGTATCGTCAATGCTTGCAGATGCATTGATTGCAAACGGACAGATTGTCCGCAAAGACGCACTTGTTGCAGCTGCACGTCTGCACGATCTTCTGCGGTTTGTGGATTTTAAAGGAGTACGGCCGGTGGGCATTGTCGAAACAGCGGAGACATTGCAGACCTGGGAGATATGGAAAAAGCGCTATCCGGTTGGGAAACACGAGGCAGCCTGCAGTCAGTTCCTCGCAGAGGAAGGATTTTCCGTTCTCTCACAAATAGTGGAAACCCACGGGTTGCGTGCTCCCCTTCCCTCCATGCAGACCGTTGAGCAGAAACTGCTGTTCTATGCAGATAAACGCTGCCTGATGGACCGGATTGTCACAGTCAACGAACGCTTTGACGACTTCGTCATGCGCTACGGAAACGGTCAAAAATCAGTGGACCACGATACGTGGTACACATTCACAAAAGAGATTGAGGCCGATCTCTTCCCGAATGGTGCCCCAGATCTCTTCTCCTGA
- a CDS encoding replication-associated recombination protein A yields MAQSSAPIAYRLRPTQLSQYVGQTHIVGEGTALRQAIEHDALSSVLLSGPPGTGKTTLAKIIAEATKAQFVQVNAVMSGVKELKEICLEAERMLTTFKQKTVLFIDEIHRFNKAQQDALLPFVENGTVILIGATTENPYFEVNPALVSRSHVYLLKPLTVEELVSILKRALNDKAGYGGAVRVTDDALERIAQISNGDARIALNALELAVMTSGNSITIAQANALFQERAKRYDNGGEDHYNTISAFIKTLRGSDVDAALVWLFKMIESGEEPRFLFRRMLIFASEDIGNADPQALQMVLSAQQAFEVVGLPEGEYFLAHACIYLAQAPKSDGVKHAMGAVKQAIRQQPTLEVPNHLRNAPVKGMKQQGYGDGYLYPHDAEEGVVPANYFPVGMQPQEFYVPVDRGYETDIRTRIAKAKQIIHQQ; encoded by the coding sequence ATGGCTCAATCATCCGCTCCCATCGCATACCGGCTCCGTCCCACACAACTTTCGCAGTACGTGGGGCAGACGCATATTGTGGGAGAAGGAACAGCACTTCGCCAGGCCATTGAACACGACGCACTCTCGTCGGTACTTTTATCCGGTCCGCCGGGAACGGGGAAAACAACGCTCGCCAAAATCATCGCTGAGGCCACAAAGGCGCAGTTCGTGCAGGTGAATGCGGTCATGAGTGGGGTCAAGGAGTTGAAGGAAATCTGTCTGGAAGCCGAAAGAATGCTCACGACGTTCAAGCAGAAAACGGTCTTGTTTATTGATGAAATCCATCGCTTCAACAAAGCGCAGCAGGATGCGCTTCTGCCTTTTGTGGAAAACGGTACCGTGATTCTGATTGGGGCTACGACGGAAAATCCGTACTTTGAAGTGAACCCGGCGCTTGTCTCTCGTTCGCATGTCTATCTGCTGAAACCGTTGACAGTAGAGGAGCTTGTGTCGATTCTGAAGCGAGCACTGAACGACAAAGCAGGATACGGCGGAGCGGTGCGCGTGACAGATGACGCATTGGAGCGCATTGCGCAGATCAGCAACGGTGACGCACGTATTGCGCTCAATGCACTGGAGCTTGCGGTCATGACATCCGGAAACAGTATCACCATTGCACAGGCGAATGCGCTGTTTCAGGAACGTGCAAAACGGTATGACAACGGAGGAGAGGATCACTACAACACCATCTCTGCATTTATAAAAACGCTGAGAGGAAGCGATGTCGACGCGGCCCTTGTCTGGCTTTTCAAGATGATCGAGAGTGGAGAGGAGCCTCGATTCCTCTTCCGCCGCATGCTGATTTTTGCATCGGAAGATATTGGCAACGCCGATCCGCAGGCATTACAAATGGTCCTCAGCGCGCAACAGGCCTTTGAAGTCGTTGGACTACCGGAAGGGGAGTACTTCCTTGCTCATGCGTGTATCTACCTCGCGCAAGCCCCGAAGAGCGATGGCGTGAAACATGCGATGGGTGCCGTGAAGCAGGCAATCAGGCAGCAGCCAACACTCGAAGTGCCGAATCACCTCCGCAATGCGCCGGTGAAAGGAATGAAGCAGCAGGGGTATGGTGACGGATATTTGTATCCGCATGATGCGGAAGAAGGTGTGGTTCCCGCGAACTATTTCCCGGTCGGCATGCAGCCGCAGGAGTTTTATGTCCCGGTCGACAGGGGATATGAAACGGATATCAGGACTAGAATTGCCAAAGCGAAGCAGATCATCCATCAGCAATGA
- a CDS encoding DUF4383 domain-containing protein, with the protein MIKTVTWILGVVLLVVGLLGFVNDPILGIFEVDTVHNVIHLLSGIVGLIAVSAGLSYARLYLIIFGVVYALVTVLGFMSGTDILGLFVINQADNYLHAAIALVCLGVGFGGKK; encoded by the coding sequence ATGATCAAGACAGTTACCTGGATTCTGGGCGTCGTGCTCCTTGTTGTCGGTCTTCTCGGTTTCGTAAATGATCCGATCCTCGGCATTTTCGAAGTCGATACAGTCCACAACGTTATTCACCTCCTGAGCGGTATCGTCGGATTGATCGCCGTCTCAGCCGGTCTCTCATACGCACGCCTGTATCTCATCATCTTCGGCGTTGTATACGCTCTTGTGACAGTCCTCGGATTCATGAGTGGCACCGATATTCTCGGTCTCTTCGTGATCAACCAGGCTGATAACTACCTGCACGCTGCAATTGCACTCGTTTGTTTGGGTGTCGGATTCGGCGGCAAGAAATAA
- a CDS encoding ABC transporter ATP-binding protein/permease, which produces MKTIPRTPFAFGLFATRPYWPWAVGALFAVTLGSTLDGLLNLLLKTLIDSILLTMETTVRDMRDVRYWATVYVAVTLVTGCIWRMSGFCGMRWMTYARTNGYTTLFQYLTHHSSNYFNNRFAGALTNKISNVAEGVDKIMQNILWQFLPLVITIIVGFYTAAQANILFSLILAGWTILYIGINLALVFGKRKHAIAFAENVSKMRGTMVDSASNISAVHQNAHQEYEMAHLQTYMGEYERSGIRNWFYSEWILVTGNVMQALFMGVVFWVLIRLLEQSLITVGDVVMIIGLMLQLIRQIFAIGNEMNRFTDFYSQAKEGLNELLVPHEIVDIQEAEHLAVHEGKVEFRDVTFSYGNQTVFDHFNLLIQPGQKVGLVGHSGAGKTSLTSILLRQYDIQHGDILIDDQNIGRITQKSLRHQIALVPQDTSLFHRTIRENIRYGRLDATDDDVLAAAKMAQADAFILKTAKGYDTLVGERGVKLSGGQRQRIAIARAILKNAPILVLDEATSALDSESETAIQQALQQLMQGKTVLAIAHRLSTLRMMDRIIVLDKGVVLEDGNHEELIAKKGIYARLWESQVRGFIQE; this is translated from the coding sequence ATGAAAACAATCCCACGCACACCATTCGCTTTTGGACTCTTCGCAACCAGACCGTACTGGCCGTGGGCTGTAGGCGCACTTTTTGCTGTCACTCTTGGAAGTACGCTCGATGGACTCCTGAACCTGCTTCTGAAAACACTGATTGATAGCATTCTGCTGACCATGGAAACCACCGTCAGAGATATGCGGGATGTCCGGTACTGGGCGACCGTCTATGTTGCCGTGACACTGGTGACCGGTTGCATCTGGAGAATGAGCGGATTTTGCGGCATGAGATGGATGACGTACGCACGCACGAACGGATATACGACTCTTTTTCAGTATCTGACGCATCACAGTTCAAATTATTTTAATAACCGTTTTGCAGGAGCGCTCACCAATAAAATCTCAAACGTCGCAGAAGGCGTCGATAAAATCATGCAGAACATTTTGTGGCAGTTTCTACCGCTCGTCATCACTATCATCGTCGGTTTTTACACTGCAGCACAGGCAAACATTCTCTTTTCTCTTATCCTTGCTGGATGGACGATCCTGTACATTGGTATCAATCTGGCTCTGGTGTTCGGCAAAAGAAAACATGCTATCGCCTTTGCCGAGAATGTCTCAAAAATGCGCGGCACCATGGTCGACAGTGCATCCAATATTTCCGCAGTGCATCAGAATGCGCATCAGGAATATGAAATGGCACATCTGCAAACCTACATGGGTGAATACGAACGCTCGGGAATCAGAAACTGGTTTTATTCGGAATGGATTTTAGTGACGGGAAATGTCATGCAGGCGCTCTTCATGGGCGTGGTGTTCTGGGTGCTGATCCGGTTACTGGAACAGAGTCTTATCACGGTCGGAGATGTGGTGATGATCATCGGACTCATGCTGCAGCTCATCAGGCAGATTTTTGCGATCGGCAATGAAATGAATCGTTTCACGGATTTCTACAGTCAGGCAAAAGAGGGGCTGAACGAACTACTTGTCCCGCATGAAATCGTCGACATACAGGAAGCAGAACACCTGGCTGTACATGAAGGAAAAGTCGAATTCCGCGATGTAACATTTTCCTACGGCAATCAGACGGTGTTTGATCACTTCAATCTCCTGATTCAACCCGGACAGAAAGTCGGACTCGTGGGACACAGCGGTGCCGGGAAGACATCACTGACATCCATTCTCCTCCGGCAGTACGACATTCAGCACGGCGACATTCTGATTGATGATCAAAACATCGGACGCATCACCCAGAAAAGTCTGCGTCACCAGATTGCACTCGTACCACAGGACACCTCCCTCTTTCACCGCACCATCCGCGAAAACATCCGTTACGGCAGACTGGATGCAACCGACGATGACGTACTGGCCGCTGCAAAAATGGCGCAGGCTGATGCTTTTATTCTCAAGACTGCAAAAGGATATGACACTCTCGTCGGAGAGCGTGGTGTGAAACTGAGCGGCGGACAGCGTCAGCGTATTGCCATTGCGAGAGCCATTCTGAAGAATGCTCCGATTCTTGTGCTCGATGAAGCAACGAGCGCGCTTGATAGTGAGAGTGAAACTGCCATTCAGCAGGCACTCCAACAGCTTATGCAGGGCAAAACAGTCCTCGCTATCGCCCATCGTCTGTCGACACTCAGAATGATGGATCGCATCATTGTGCTCGATAAAGGTGTGGTTTTGGAAGATGGTAATCATGAAGAATTGATCGCGAAAAAAGGAATCTATGCAAGATTGTGGGAAAGTCAGGTGCGCGGATTTATTCAGGAATAA
- the priA gene encoding primosomal protein N' has translation MRCTVLVNSRSPGIHNGLSYETGDLTVEPGMLVRISVRKKEMEGIVLSTDNGPLDEEGFTLKPIDEIISKEPVLSTAQLKTLQWMADYYYCSLRSAMTPFLPSPPWRTLIPKNIPGYRFIKEPEKLTPKQQVVIDTLRREGWMSVSDVKKETDVSAAIIKRLKELGSIEEESHSPDAVEIKPYVFAGTPPTLTPLQQSAYEEMKKEKRPSLLFGITGSGKTEVYSQMISDAAKAGKQSILLVPEILLTEHIIHRFETLFNRDRIAVLHSRLTPASRRSEWMRIRSGEAALVIGSRSALFAPCHKLGLIIMDEEHEWTYKNEQTPRYHARETAEKLCEFAGAKLVMGTATPSLEAWSRVKSGRYHMTELPERYKNQSLPTVKVVDLATVNFGSLYPFSPTLLAAIGDRLKKGEQTVLFLNRRGMASAILCLKCRKRLVSPESQLPFTLHRSSYGQPFLLDHFSGVTANLPADCPHCGAHDLLPVGAGTQKVEDILAAQFPQARILRADSDVLQYPEQMRTLLKKMRDREADILFGTQSVVKGLDLPGVTLAVVMIADIGLSLPHFRAGERVFQLLTQLTGRSGRAQQGEVIVQTFRPEAVEVVAASQHRTRDYLETELTLREQLHYPPSTEMIRFILREERAEQNAKKLHAAILRFIHEEDMKAQASVAPTLFGGGKVWHVLLRGKDLRTILPSLDLSDAVVDIDPIDCI, from the coding sequence ATGCGCTGTACCGTTCTGGTCAATTCACGCTCACCGGGCATCCATAATGGCCTCAGTTACGAAACGGGCGATCTGACCGTGGAGCCGGGCATGCTCGTGCGCATCTCTGTCCGCAAAAAAGAGATGGAAGGAATCGTCCTTTCTACGGACAACGGACCGCTGGACGAAGAAGGTTTTACCCTGAAACCGATCGACGAAATTATCAGCAAGGAACCGGTCCTGAGTACTGCACAGCTCAAAACCCTGCAGTGGATGGCGGACTACTATTACTGCTCACTGCGGTCAGCGATGACGCCGTTTTTGCCGTCACCACCCTGGAGAACACTGATCCCGAAAAATATTCCGGGCTATCGCTTCATCAAAGAACCGGAAAAGCTGACGCCGAAGCAGCAGGTAGTCATTGATACACTGCGGCGGGAAGGCTGGATGAGCGTGAGTGATGTAAAAAAAGAAACAGATGTGAGTGCAGCCATCATCAAACGATTGAAAGAACTCGGAAGCATAGAAGAGGAATCACATTCTCCGGACGCAGTAGAGATCAAGCCGTATGTGTTTGCGGGGACACCCCCCACTCTCACGCCACTGCAGCAAAGTGCATATGAGGAGATGAAAAAAGAAAAACGACCGTCACTGCTGTTTGGTATTACCGGAAGCGGAAAAACAGAAGTATATTCGCAGATGATCTCCGATGCGGCAAAAGCAGGAAAGCAATCGATTCTCCTCGTGCCGGAAATTCTTTTGACCGAACACATTATCCACCGATTTGAAACTCTCTTTAACCGCGATCGCATTGCCGTGCTCCACAGCCGGCTCACGCCGGCATCACGCAGAAGTGAATGGATGCGCATCCGCAGTGGTGAAGCGGCACTGGTGATTGGGTCACGCTCTGCTCTGTTTGCACCGTGTCACAAACTCGGACTCATCATCATGGATGAAGAACATGAGTGGACGTACAAAAATGAACAGACGCCGCGATATCATGCGCGCGAGACTGCAGAAAAGTTGTGCGAGTTTGCCGGCGCAAAATTGGTGATGGGAACCGCAACGCCATCGCTTGAAGCGTGGTCGCGTGTGAAGAGCGGGCGGTATCATATGACAGAACTTCCGGAGCGGTACAAAAACCAGTCTCTTCCCACCGTAAAAGTTGTCGATCTTGCGACTGTGAATTTTGGCTCCCTGTACCCGTTCTCCCCCACTCTCCTTGCTGCCATCGGTGACCGTCTGAAAAAAGGTGAACAGACGGTGCTCTTTTTAAACCGTCGCGGTATGGCAAGTGCGATTCTGTGTCTGAAGTGCAGAAAGAGATTGGTCTCACCGGAATCACAATTGCCGTTCACGCTGCACCGTTCATCATACGGCCAGCCGTTTTTGCTTGATCATTTTTCCGGAGTGACCGCGAATCTTCCTGCGGATTGTCCGCACTGTGGTGCACACGATCTTCTCCCCGTTGGCGCGGGTACACAGAAAGTGGAAGACATTCTCGCAGCACAATTTCCGCAGGCGCGCATTCTCCGCGCTGACAGCGATGTGCTTCAGTATCCGGAACAGATGCGCACTCTTCTGAAGAAAATGCGCGATCGGGAAGCGGATATTTTATTTGGCACACAATCTGTGGTGAAAGGACTCGATCTGCCGGGCGTCACACTTGCGGTTGTGATGATTGCGGACATCGGACTCTCGCTCCCCCACTTCCGCGCAGGCGAACGCGTGTTTCAGTTGCTCACGCAGCTGACAGGAAGAAGCGGACGCGCGCAGCAGGGCGAAGTGATCGTGCAGACATTTAGACCCGAAGCAGTCGAGGTGGTCGCGGCATCGCAGCACAGAACACGCGATTATCTGGAAACAGAACTCACCCTCCGCGAGCAACTGCACTATCCCCCATCCACCGAAATGATTCGGTTTATTCTCCGTGAAGAACGCGCCGAACAAAACGCAAAAAAACTGCACGCTGCCATTCTCCGCTTCATTCATGAGGAGGACATGAAGGCACAGGCAAGCGTCGCACCGACACTATTCGGCGGTGGAAAGGTGTGGCACGTACTGCTTAGAGGAAAAGATCTGCGGACCATACTCCCCTCCCTGGATCTGAGTGATGCAGTCGTCGACATTGATCCGATTGATTGCATATAA
- a CDS encoding RNA methyltransferase, with amino-acid sequence MDRRICLLAHNVRSLWNVGSFFRTCDAMGVEKMYLTGYTGIPPRREITKVAIGAEEFVPWEQYADPLEILTKLKEDGWSLVALEITPDAIDIINYQPADNVCLIVGHELTGVPPEILSLCDATVMIPMLGQKESLNVAVAAGIALHQLRV; translated from the coding sequence ATGGATCGAAGAATTTGCCTGCTGGCTCATAATGTCCGTTCGCTCTGGAACGTCGGATCGTTTTTCCGGACGTGTGATGCGATGGGCGTGGAGAAGATGTATCTGACCGGGTACACAGGTATTCCGCCGCGCAGAGAAATTACAAAAGTGGCGATCGGGGCGGAGGAGTTTGTGCCGTGGGAACAGTATGCTGACCCGCTTGAGATTCTGACAAAGTTAAAAGAAGACGGCTGGAGTCTTGTGGCACTGGAAATTACGCCTGACGCCATCGACATCATCAACTATCAACCAGCAGACAACGTGTGTCTGATTGTTGGTCATGAACTCACAGGAGTGCCGCCGGAGATTTTATCGCTCTGTGATGCGACGGTGATGATCCCGATGCTGGGACAAAAGGAATCGCTCAACGTGGCGGTTGCGGCTGGCATAGCTCTCCATCAATTACGAGTGTGA
- the frr gene encoding ribosome recycling factor, whose product MSDVRISTFEADSQKVIAFMQSEFAGLQTGRASAALVENIDVDAYDQRMNMKAVAGISVQDAKTIVIQPWDRTVLSAIEKAIQQSSLGLNPMNDGVVIRLTLPAMTEERREQLKKLVHKMAEEARISVRQARQKAQDSIKQEANETLKGSLTNELQKAVDKANERIDELRAAKEEEVMKV is encoded by the coding sequence ATGTCTGATGTAAGAATTTCCACCTTCGAAGCCGACTCCCAGAAAGTGATTGCTTTCATGCAAAGCGAGTTTGCAGGTTTGCAGACCGGTCGCGCATCTGCGGCTCTTGTGGAAAATATTGATGTCGATGCCTATGACCAGCGCATGAATATGAAGGCGGTCGCGGGAATCAGCGTGCAGGATGCAAAGACGATTGTGATCCAGCCCTGGGACAGAACGGTTCTGTCTGCCATTGAAAAAGCTATTCAGCAGTCGAGTCTGGGTTTGAACCCTATGAACGATGGCGTCGTTATTCGCCTGACTCTTCCTGCTATGACCGAGGAGCGTCGTGAACAGCTGAAGAAACTTGTGCATAAAATGGCGGAAGAGGCGCGCATTTCCGTGCGCCAGGCTCGCCAGAAGGCGCAGGACAGTATCAAGCAGGAGGCGAATGAAACACTCAAAGGAAGCCTTACCAACGAACTGCAGAAGGCTGTAGACAAAGCGAATGAGCGCATCGATGAACTCCGTGCGGCGAAAGAGGAAGAAGTGATGAAAGTCTGA
- the pyrH gene encoding UMP kinase, with product MTYKRIMLKLSGESLSREGAGQGIHQPTLAKVAEAIAAVSREGVEMVIVVGGGNIWRFRDQADSGIERTASDTMGMLATIMNGVALQASLESMGCFCRVASAIQVPQVAEPYIRRRVIRHLEKKRIVICAGGTGNPFFTTDSAAALRALELNCDAVLKATNVDGIYDKDPNKNPDAVMYKELSYQEALEKHLNVMDQAAFSLCQDAKMPIRVFNFTDVGNLMKVVKGEEIGTLVH from the coding sequence ATGACCTACAAGCGCATTATGCTCAAACTTTCCGGTGAGTCCCTTTCCAGGGAAGGTGCCGGACAGGGCATCCATCAGCCGACACTTGCGAAAGTGGCAGAGGCGATTGCAGCAGTCTCGCGCGAGGGGGTGGAAATGGTGATTGTGGTCGGAGGAGGAAACATCTGGCGCTTCCGCGATCAGGCCGATAGCGGCATTGAGCGCACCGCCAGCGATACAATGGGTATGCTTGCAACCATCATGAACGGTGTGGCGCTTCAGGCCTCACTCGAATCCATGGGTTGCTTCTGTCGCGTTGCATCCGCCATTCAGGTTCCACAGGTCGCAGAACCGTATATCCGCCGCCGCGTCATCCGTCACCTTGAAAAGAAGCGCATCGTGATCTGCGCAGGGGGAACCGGAAACCCGTTCTTTACCACAGACAGCGCCGCCGCCCTCCGTGCACTGGAACTGAACTGCGATGCCGTTCTGAAAGCGACAAACGTTGATGGTATTTACGACAAAGACCCGAACAAGAATCCGGACGCTGTTATGTACAAGGAACTCAGCTACCAGGAAGCGCTCGAGAAGCATTTGAATGTGATGGACCAGGCGGCATTCAGCCTCTGTCAGGATGCCAAAATGCCGATCCGTGTCTTCAACTTCACCGATGTCGGGAATCTGATGAAGGTGGTGAAAGGGGAGGAAATCGGGACGTTAGTCCATTAA
- a CDS encoding DUF4215 domain-containing protein, whose product MKTHISLSGFFTAMSAAVMLGLFVLQATVQLRPQYLVSFGITQQIAYGYASSSSSAAPVCGNGIKTSLEGCDDGDTSSGDGCSASCTVESGYSCTGTAPSVCVEVCGNGVKTTSEACDDSDTSSGDGCSATCTVETGYSCTGTAPSSCETTCGDGVKAGAEACDDGDTSAGDGCSATCTIESGYSCTGTAPSVCATGCGDDVVAGAEECDPGAAGQTALCNSDCTTASCGDSKTNTAAGEQCDAGSENSSTGTCTATCQKTYCGDGIIQTPNGNGQSEICEPALQSTCQNSCTLGQGIGGTTYTPPPATSSSSTARLAPPATCGNGVLDLSKGEECDQGRFNGLSPLCDRWCRSQFCGDGVVQKQNGEECEPSRDSDGTYNIMQCGQTCTVPTCETNGYCAGGCRWLFLSACMATSQEAVSSSSSSAASAAVSSSSVSSFMDVQNDIAVGIEETTGPLSGTLQSSSAISLQSLILPVPESSSAESSSSSFDFISPTTAFCGDGVLNIDEECDRGMADNELGNGCTPTCKISICGNMSLEPGEECDDGKRNSLSKPDSCSTLCLLPRCGDGIVDPAFGEICDNGTNNSATQPDACRMNCVPATCGDLVLDASEQCDDGPNGSNTCSSSCTLKGVAADTDGLHAAAPETDNSTQILLFLLFQLLIFVYRLDRQVHRR is encoded by the coding sequence ATGAAAACACACATTTCACTCTCCGGATTCTTCACAGCGATGAGCGCCGCGGTCATGCTCGGACTCTTTGTGCTGCAGGCAACGGTCCAGCTTCGTCCGCAGTATCTTGTGTCGTTTGGTATTACGCAGCAGATTGCGTACGGATATGCATCATCCTCTTCATCGGCAGCGCCGGTGTGCGGCAACGGAATCAAGACGTCGCTCGAAGGATGTGACGATGGCGACACCTCATCCGGTGACGGTTGTTCTGCAAGTTGTACCGTGGAGTCCGGATATAGCTGTACCGGAACGGCGCCCAGCGTCTGTGTGGAAGTGTGTGGTAACGGAGTAAAAACAACATCGGAAGCATGCGATGACAGTGACACCTCATCCGGTGACGGTTGTTCTGCCACCTGTACGGTTGAAACAGGATATTCCTGTACCGGAACGGCGCCCAGCTCCTGTGAAACCACCTGTGGTGACGGCGTCAAAGCAGGTGCTGAAGCATGTGATGACGGTGACACCTCAGCCGGTGACGGCTGTTCTGCAACCTGTACGATTGAATCGGGATACAGCTGCACGGGTACAGCACCAAGCGTCTGCGCGACAGGATGCGGCGATGATGTTGTAGCAGGCGCTGAAGAGTGTGACCCGGGTGCAGCAGGACAGACAGCGCTGTGCAACAGTGACTGTACTACAGCCAGCTGCGGGGACAGCAAAACAAATACTGCGGCAGGGGAACAGTGCGATGCCGGCTCTGAAAACAGCAGCACTGGTACCTGTACTGCAACATGTCAGAAGACATACTGTGGCGACGGTATTATCCAGACACCGAATGGAAACGGGCAGTCAGAAATCTGCGAGCCCGCTCTCCAGTCCACCTGCCAGAACAGCTGTACACTCGGACAGGGTATTGGAGGAACGACCTATACACCTCCTCCTGCTACCAGTTCTTCCAGTACAGCCCGTCTTGCACCTCCTGCTACCTGTGGAAACGGCGTGTTGGATCTTTCAAAGGGTGAAGAGTGTGACCAGGGGCGTTTCAATGGACTCTCTCCTCTCTGTGACCGCTGGTGCCGCTCGCAATTCTGCGGTGACGGTGTTGTCCAGAAACAGAACGGTGAAGAATGTGAGCCAAGCCGCGATTCTGACGGAACGTATAACATCATGCAGTGCGGACAAACCTGTACTGTTCCGACCTGTGAAACAAATGGCTATTGCGCCGGAGGCTGTCGCTGGCTGTTCCTCTCCGCGTGTATGGCGACCTCACAGGAAGCAGTATCATCTTCGTCCTCCTCCGCTGCGTCAGCTGCAGTATCGTCCTCATCCGTGAGTAGTTTTATGGATGTGCAGAATGATATTGCTGTTGGCATTGAAGAGACGACGGGGCCGTTGAGCGGCACATTGCAGTCGTCATCAGCAATCAGCCTGCAGTCTCTCATCCTTCCTGTACCTGAGAGCAGCAGTGCAGAATCTTCTTCTTCCTCTTTTGATTTCATTTCTCCTACAACAGCATTCTGCGGAGACGGTGTTTTGAACATTGATGAAGAATGTGACCGGGGGATGGCCGACAATGAACTCGGAAACGGCTGTACGCCTACCTGTAAAATCAGTATCTGTGGAAACATGTCACTCGAACCAGGGGAGGAATGTGATGACGGGAAACGGAATTCTCTGTCCAAGCCGGATTCCTGCAGCACACTCTGTCTGCTGCCGCGCTGTGGTGACGGAATTGTCGATCCGGCTTTCGGTGAAATCTGTGACAACGGTACAAACAATTCTGCAACCCAGCCTGATGCATGTCGTATGAATTGTGTCCCTGCAACCTGCGGCGATCTTGTTCTCGATGCATCTGAACAGTGTGATGACGGTCCGAATGGCAGCAATACCTGCTCTTCATCCTGCACTCTGAAAGGCGTTGCAGCCGATACAGACGGATTGCACGCTGCCGCTCCGGAGACAGACAATTCCACTCAGATTCTGCTCTTCCTTCTGTTCCAGCTCCTGATTTTTGTGTACAGGCTGGATAGGCAGGTGCATAGACGATAA